GATTTGACCTATGATTAAAGACCAGTGTTTTTAATGCTGTATTTATTTTTTAAGAATAACTTCATGGTCAGACTGGACATGCGTGTATTTAAGCGTCTGCGTTTGTACTATATTTCTCGGAAATGAAAATTGGTAGCATTGTAGTTGAGTACCTATAAGATTGTGATTGCAAATTACAGAGGTCTCCATAGAAACGCGCTATTCGGCATATGATGATAGCAAACTACTAAGATCTTATAGGTACCAATCATCTTGCTCGTCATCCTCATTTTCTGAATCTTCTTGCCCATAACGAGAGAGATGTTCAGAGTCTGAGTCCGACATCTGTGACTTAAGTGAGAACAGTATTTCAGTTATTCATGGTATGATGAATAGGTATGCAAAATGATATGACTCGTATTAgagaatactactccctccgtaaactaatataagtcttatattagtttacagagggagtactaaatttCATTGCATCCAAAAGTTTAAGCTATCGAAAGCAAAGTAATACTAACACCATGTCTCAACACAAAGTTCTAATAATTGCATAGTTTGATTATCCCAAAAGTGTATATCTAATCATAGGATTAAGGATCAAACAAGCAGACCACAGAGCATGTTCCTTGTATTCCTTCTGAGATTAAAAGTAAGGGAGTTGGGACATGTTTGGTTGAAGGCTAAGTATGCCAGAATTTTTTTTAGCTAAGTGGCCTTACTTTAGCTTGCCAAGTGGTTTGATGTCGTGGCCTATTGTTGAAGGTCAAGCCACATGTCAATATGACGACCAGAGGGAAGTATATATAATGGATTAGGAAACTTGGACGCTGACACAAATTCGAGAAATGAAGGATTTGAGTTTAGGGGCCGAGATAGCAGAGAATTTTGGTTTCCTGGATTGGAACAAGGTGAGGTGAAAGGNNNNNNNNNNNNNNNNNNNNNNNNNNNNNNNNNNNNNNNNNNNNNNNNNNNNNNNNNNNNNNNNNNNNNNNNNNNNNNNNNNNNNNNNNNNNNNNNNNNNNNNNNNNNNNNNNNNNNNNNNNNNNNNNNNNNNNNNNNNNNNNNNNNNNNNNNNNNNNNNNNNNNNNNNNNNNNNNNNNNNNNNNNNNNNNNNNNNNNNNNNNNNNNNNNNNNNNNNNNNNNNNNNNNNNNNNNNNNNNNNNNNNNNNNNNNNNNNNNNNNNNNNNNNNNNNNNNNNNNNNAAACATAAGAACGTCAAATGATAAGCAAACAGATCGTTGCACACCAGGCGACTACGGGGACAAGTTCAATGGACATGATGAGtgctaagagcaagtataatagggtGATGTAGGCGGGCTGTAAGGATTTAAATATTGTATTATTGCTTAGTTgaaagagagagaagggaagcGGGATGTAGACttacagctagctgtagcacgagcTCCAAGAAGGTTTGTGAGAGCGGAAGGTGGGCCATACGTTGACAAAGTAGTACTTTCTTATAGCCAACTATTATACGTGTTAGCTATTACATTGACTgtaaatgacatggcaacatgttatagccagcagctggctatattattaaccatgctctaagggcAACTCTAGCCGATCCCTTAAAAACGGTTAACTCGAAATATTAACTGCGCCTAGCCAAGATTCTATCTGCTTAACTCGTCAAAATTTTGAGGAGTCAACTTCCTAAACGTTGCGCTCTCTCACACACATTTCTCAGGAAAACTCCCCCTCAACTCCTGCCCGCGGCACCACCTCTTGCCGCCTCCGTCGCCCAATGTCTCCGTCGCAGCCACCGTCAGCGTCGATTCCGATGGGAATGGAACCGCAGGCCGCCTCCACAACCCCGCCGGCCACTCCTGCTAGGGCTACACCGCCAGAGTCGACCCACACGCCGCTGCCCGGGCTAAGGAAGCGGTTGATAATTTACATTTAATTAATAATATtatagaagacatgcagttgcatagGTTAATGACTAGTTTTATAAATACATATACACTGAGTTAGTAGGTTTTGATCTCCTGCCTTGATTTTGCATCTAATGTTTTACCTTGGGGTTTTGAATGTCTATAAAAATGTGACTTTTACAAGAGAGTAATCTTTACGCTGAAGGGCAATGGAGTTGATTAAAGCGGAACTCATATAGGGTGACTAACCACGAAAATGGCATAAACACAcatcaaagaaataaaataaatatgcATCAGTTGAATTCCTATGTCATATTTATATAAATTAATTGCAAAGGCATGTGCAAATGAAACCATAATGACTAGATTAAAAGTTACTGGGTTTTGGAGTTTCATACCTCTAGTTCTTCTCGTTCCTCTCTATGTCTCGACGGGTTTTCTCCGTATTTTTTCGATAGCCTATTCATCCATGCTTCCTGTGTTACACAAAATTTACACGATTAGGTCATTGTGGAAAGTAAACTAAGAAACGACAAACACCTACgtcccggggcatgactacgggcgctccttctCATTTACTAAATCGACATAGTACAAATGTACAATTGACGACAAGTCCGTCGAGGCCGTCAGACGCATCTCTCGCACCACGGCTAGTCTGGTTATTCTTGCTAAGGGTGCCTAGACCACTCCCTTGTGATCTTGTGTCTAGCCTACTAGCTTTGTATAGTCTATTTTAGCTACCTCGTGGTGCCTTTATATAGCAAACCCGAGTTACATGTGTTCGACTTAAAACACTAACCCTCCGTATACATTCAAGCCCAACTATAGCCCTATATACACATATTCCACACCAATTCTTCTTTTAGAGAAAAGGCTATATGTGTAACTTTATTGTAAAGCTGACTAGTACAGTACATCGATACAGCCAAGGGATCGACTCCAATTTCTAACACCTTGTCATTAGAGTTAAGTAAGGCATAAGTCATATAAGATGACCGAGCACGTAAATGACATATAGACATACACCAAAGTGAAATACATGCTCACGCTTCGAATGCCCGGGTCATCAAGATCATTGCAATAGCATGTGCAAATGAAGCTATGGGTGATTACGTGTAATTACAAAGATGTAAATAAAAGGGCCTTTTGTAGTTGTGTACCTGTGATTCTTCTTGTCCTTGTTCCTCATTTGGTTCTTCTAGCTCAAATACTACTTTACGGATGTGAGAAACCTTATATGCATCCTCCCTGCGGGACCTACGGACCAGACCTGAAGATCCAGAAATGTACAGTTCCTCCAAGGCAGTAAGGTTTCTTATGCTTTCAGGCAAAGATGTGATGTTGGGACAGTCTCTGATGCGAAGTTCTCGTAGGGAACTGAGCTGTCCTAGCCATTGCGGCAATATATCTAGTCCTTCGCACTCGAGAAGCATTAGCACTCTCAGAGCAGTGAGGTTTTTCATACTTTCAGGCAAAAAAGTTAAATTGCAACAATCTTTTATGCCCAAGACCTGTAGAGAAGTGAGATGTCCCAGCCATTCTGGCATCTTCTCCAGCCAATGCAACGACGTCAAACTTAGCTTTTTGAGAGAGGTGAAGCAGCGAATGGCCTCTGGCAAGGCCATCAAGCCGTGACAGGAGGTCAATGAGAATTCTTCGAGAGTGAGGAATTGCTTTAGTCTATGCCACTTGCCCGGATAAAAGCTGCAATTTTTTATACCCATACGACAAGGAAGAATGGAAGACGAGAGTTTCCAAAATGTACTTCCTGCCAAAACCTTATCGCTATTGTCCAAGCACCAAAACATACTTCTGGGGGGGTATGGTCGGAACTTCAGCTTTGGGCAGTCCTTTAACTCTAAATTGTGCAAATTAGAGATTAAAAATTCACCATCTTCTTTGCCTGACAGTGTTGTCCGCCATTCCACCAAATTGTCCATCGACTGCAATTGTAACAATCTTAGTTTCTTACAAGTTCCACCCTTCCCATAGAATTTCCTGCCGACTTTCGTGATGTTCGGAATTTTCTGCAGATATAGACTTCTTAAATTTGGTAGCTGCCCAAACGGAGGAAGATTATCACATGCACCTAAATCAGAAAGACTCAGATATGTAATACAAGGGAGGTGGGAGGATATGTGCCACATCCAGTTAGGAAAACCCTTGCTCGAATATCCTTGTATCATAAGCTGTTCAAGATTTCGAGCTGGTATGAGCCTCTTCAGAACATATTCAGCCGAGGATGCATGAGCATTCATATTCTTCTGATTCCAGTGGAGAGCTAGCTGTCTAAGACATGATTTATCACGCAGCTTGATTCTCTCTGCATCTTCCGGTCTCTTGACACGTTGAAGAGATCCAATTAACAGCTCAGGGCAATTCACATCTCCAAGCTCAACTATACTGTCGTGTCCTCTTCCTGTGTTGCGTACTCTATGTACTTTGCGGCCTGGCAAATTTAGATGCTTCTTAATTTCCTGGGCCTTTTCATACACCCTAGGATGTCCTGACGTGACCACAAATTCGGTGAGACTAGTCATTTTACTGATGCTACCTGGCAAATGACGGAGAGCACCAGCAGAAATGTCCAATATTTGGAGATTAAGATCACCTAGTGAGGAGGGGAGCTCTAGCATCCCTAAACAATATGACAAATTGAGACACTTCAGATTAGTCATCTTGCAGATTGACTCGGGCAACTGTGCTAGCCTGGGACAACTTGTTAGGTTCAAGGATTCAAGATCTGAAAGGTCACCAAAGCATTCAGGGAGTACTACAAGGGCACGACAATCGGAAAGGTTTAGGTCTTTCAAATGCTTCAGTTGGCAAAATGATTCTGGTAGAACTGATATCTTGTAGCAATCAGAAAGGTTCAAGAACCTAAGATTTTGGAGATTCCCGAAATCTTGTGGAAGGTTTTTTAACTCATGACAACCTGATAGGTTTAAATGTTCTAAACACTCCAGGCTAAAATTGTCAGGAAGTTTGGTTAGCTTGGAACAACTTGACATGTTCAGGAATATGAGTTTACTAAGAAGATGAAAGTTGTCAGGGAGCTTACTGAATCTAGCATTGCCAGCTAGGTCCAAATAGCTGAGTTTGTGGAGGCTACAGATACTGTCAGGCAAGGTTTCAAGTGAGCAATTGGACAGAATTAGAGTTTCCATATTTTGAAGTGTATGGAAAGACTCAGGAAGTGATGTAATTGGCAAGCTAGAGGCATCGAGGTACCTAAGTAGCTTCAACTGAAGCACGGAAGATGGCAAAAGTATGCTGCTTGGAGTAGATTGCCCCACAACTAAACATCCACTTAGGTCCAAGACCCGTATATACTTCGTTCTGGAAAATGCCTTTTGGGAGAGCTGTTGTTTCTCTGAATGTCTTACATGGAAGGATCTGATGCTGCCTGGCAGATCATTGAAAACCTTATACTGATTCTGGTAGTTGATCAACTGTGCATGTCGGCAATAACGACGGTTTGCTTTCTTCCTACTCCTCGGCTCAGTAGCATTTAGAACAAGGGATTCATGTCCCAAAATTATTGTTGCAAGATCATGCACCAAATCATGCATGGTGAGCTCTCGAGGAGCATTGGCATGCACTGGACTTGACCTAATCTGCAGAGGGGATTACTATAAATTTAGTCTTGTAAAAGAAAATGTGAACCCCACAAGGTTATGCTGAGTTACCAAGTGAAAAATCTTTGTATGATAAAAATTAACAACTTATAAATTAGTGGCTGCAAGATAGTGACTAAACGCCCTGCAAAAAAAAGATAGTGACTAAACGAATGCACAAAATCTATGAGCCTCATCTAACATCTGTAATTGATAATTAATTCTTCTAATGGTCAATTAGCCTTCTAATACCTTCCTCCCTTTCAACTCGCCCTAATGGTTGATTAGTCAAGGTGAATCTGACTATTTAAAGTATGTTTATCTGTTGGCTGGTCGGCGTGATAACATAGGTACACTGAACGCCGTTCTCTTCcaaatataatactccctccgtccagaaattgtagatacatccatttgagcgacagtTATTTTTGGACAGAGGTAGTACTAGTTTCGTTAAGAAGTTGCGTACAAACTTGATCTATGCTGGTGACCTGGTGTACAAAACAGAAGTAGTACTCTCTCTGCATTAATTCCAAAATACTTGTCTTTTGGGATAACCATGTATATCTTATTTTTCAAAATGATACATCACTATAAAAGTATATATCTGATTATTTAGCAGTATCAGGCTGATGTTCTCAATTTTAGCAATTCTTCTATATTGATAACCAAACCTTTTCAAAATATAACTTTATTAATACAGTGATAATTCTACTATATTATTTAAGAGGGGGTATATATCGCCATTAGGCCCCAGAAGTCTAAATTATTGTATCATCTCTACAACAGTTCTCATAAATGAGAAATTGTCTAGTGTACAGCCACGATTTGTGGATCTCACTATATTTATCTAATGTAAAGATACCAAAGAATCCAAAAGTTATATCCAATCTAACATATAATCTGGTATGATATATTCTGATTTGATTAATTCAAAATAAGAAAGTTCTCCAACAACACTATACTTTTTATTTGAtttttaaatcaaagaataacAAAGAACCTGGAGCCAAAATATACTTGAAGGCACTAAATTCAACTGCAAGCTAATGAGATTAAACCCGTTTCAAACGTAAAAATTGAACTCTAAACAATCTTGAAATATTAGAAGTGTAGATATAGACACATTGAAACAAGAATCTTATAGCGAAAAAATTAAGGCAAAGACATAATCAGGTGCTGAAAGAGAGCATAATATATCCATATTTTCTGAATATCGAGATAAAAGGGTATATATCAGTAACATATAACTAAAAATGTGTATCGATCAATTTTATTTATTTGGAAAGCAAACCAAGAAATTACTCTACATACGCATGGCCAAACAAGAACTTCAGAAATAGTGTTCAACACTTACCACGGAGGACCTTGAGATTTGAAGAAAGGACATCCCCATAAGGTAGTTAATGCACCTTTTACCATCATCCCATCCATGAATGTATCCAAGAGCCTTCCATTGCTGAATTAGACGATCACTTTCTATAATGAAGCCCTTGGGAAAGGCCGCCAAGTATGTGAAGCACATTTTGAAGTCCAGCTTCATGTAGTAATAGCTCAGCATGAGGCGCTCCAATGTCTTCTTGTGGTCTCTATGACCCAAATCAATGTTTGTATCTCTTATTTTTTGCCATGCCTCCACAGTTCTTAACTCGGACATTACTTGCCCAAGGGCAATTGCCACGAGTGGTACACCCCAGCACTTCTCTGCAATTTCCCTTCCAATTTCTTCCAAGTCACTTTTATCATCATCAGGCCCAAATGCTGTTTGCTTCATTACTTCCCAGCATTCATCAGTTGACAAAACAAACAAGTTGATTTGATCAGAGTTGGGCACGGGACAAAATTTTCTTTGGTGTGCAAGAACACCAGTGCTCAATTTATTCACTACACTTTGGTTGCGCGTAGTTACAATAACCCTGCTACCCTTGCGGCCATGTTGTAACATCTGCTTCAGCCTTTCCAGCTTATCCCCATCCTCTTCCCAAAGATCATCCAAAACAATCAAGTACCTTCTACCAGCAAGTTCCTTTTTGAGATTTTCCTGCAAAAACTGCAAACTACAATTGTCAAGGTTGATGCTGCTATTTATGCTTTTGAGGATGGCACTCCCAATTTTGCGTAGATCAAACTCCTTAGACACATGAACCCAGGCTCGGACCTCGAAGTCATTGACCCTCTTGTCCACAAAGACTGATTCAGCCAATGTTGACTTTCCTAGACC
This DNA window, taken from Triticum aestivum cultivar Chinese Spring chromosome 1D, IWGSC CS RefSeq v2.1, whole genome shotgun sequence, encodes the following:
- the LOC123183052 gene encoding disease resistance protein RGA2 isoform X3 — protein: MSGFGEIIASAVGKQIASKLGELATEEATLQWRFKDDVEVMADKMQDLEAVLHDADDRLRRGGRDGEVVGRWLTKFKSVAYDAEDVLDDLDATELLKKSQPKLKLFFSRNNQIFQRITMPHKLKKLRGEIEKIGKEGQALNLVRHQEQAQGSIINNESFVGICDEGLRSGVVGRDMEKDKIIRLLLNKGAIAREGISIIPIVGLGGLGKSTLAESVFVDKRVNDFEVRAWVHVSKEFDLRKIGSAILKSINSSINLDNCSLQFLQENLKKELAGRRYLIVLDDLWEEDGDKLERLKQMLQHGRKGSRVIVTTRNQSVVNKLSTGVLAHQRKFCPVPNSDQINLFVLSTDECWEVMKQTAFGPDDDKSDLEEIGREIAEKCWGVPLVAIALGQVMSELRTVEAWQKIRDTNIDLGHRDHKKTLERLMLSYYYMKLDFKMCFTYLAAFPKGFIIESDRLIQQWKALGYIHGWDDGKRCINYLMGMSFLQISRSSVIRSSPVHANAPRELTMHDLVHDLATIILGHESLVLNATEPRSRKKANRRYCRHAQLINYQNQYKVFNDLPGSIRSFHVRHSEKQQLSQKAFSRTKYIRVLDLSGCLVVGQSTPSSILLPSSVLQLKLLRYLDASSLPITSLPESFHTLQNMETLILSNCSLETLPDSICSLHKLSYLDLAGNARFSKLPDNFHLLSKLIFLNMSSCSKLTKLPDNFSLECLEHLNLSGCHELKNLPQDFGNLQNLRFLNLSDCYKISVLPESFCQLKHLKDLNLSDCRALVVLPECFGDLSDLESLNLTSCPRLAQLPESICKMTNLKCLNLSYCLGMLELPSSLGDLNLQILDISAGALRHLPGSISKMTSLTEFVVTSGHPRVYEKAQEIKKHLNLPGRKVHRVRNTGRGHDSIVELGDVNCPELLIGSLQRVKRPEDAERIKLRDKSCLRQLALHWNQKNMNAHASSAEYVLKRLIPARNLEQLMIQGYSSKGFPNWMWHISSHLPCITYLSLSDLGACDNLPPFGQLPNLRSLYLQKIPNITKVGRKFYGKGGTCKKLRLLQLQSMDNLVEWRTTLSGKEDGEFLISNLHNLELKDCPKLKFRPYPPRSMFWCLDNSDKVLAGSTFWKLSSSILPCRMGIKNCSFYPGKWHRLKQFLTLEEFSLTSCHGLMALPEAIRCFTSLKKLSLTSLHWLEKMPEWLGHLTSLQVLGIKDCCNLTFLPESMKNLTALRVLMLLECEGLDILPQWLGQLSSLRELRIRDCPNITSLPESIRNLTALEELYISGSSGLVRRSRREDAYKVSHIRKVVFELEEPNEEQGQEESQEAWMNRLSKKYGENPSRHREEREELESQMSDSDSEHLSRYGQEDSENEDDEQDDWYL
- the LOC123183052 gene encoding disease resistance protein RGA2 isoform X4 gives rise to the protein MSGFGEIIASAVGKQIASKLGELATEEATLQWRFKDDVEVMADKMQDLEAVLHDADDRLRRGGRDGEVVGRWLTKFKSVAYDAEDVLDDLDATELLKKSQPKLKLFFSRNNQIFQRITMPHKLKKLRGEIEKIGKEGQALNLVRHQEQAQGSIINNESFVGICDEGLRSGVVGRDMEKDKIIRLLLNKGAIAREGISIIPIVGLGGLGKSTLAESVFVDKRVNDFEVRAWVHVSKEFDLRKIGSAILKSINSSINLDNCSLQFLQENLKKELAGRRYLIVLDDLWEEDGDKLERLKQMLQHGRKGSRVIVTTRNQSVVNKLSTGVLAHQRKFCPVPNSDQINLFVLSTDECWEVMKQTAFGPDDDKSDLEEIGREIAEKCWGVPLVAIALGQVMSELRTVEAWQKIRDTNIDLGHRDHKKTLERLMLSYYYMKLDFKMCFTYLAAFPKGFIIESDRLIQQWKALGYIHGWDDGKRCINYLMGMSFLQISRSSVIRSSPVHANAPRELTMHDLVHDLATIILGHESLVLNATEPRSRKKANRRYCRHAQLINYQNQYKVFNDLPGSIRSFHVRHSEKQQLSQKAFSRTKYIRVLDLSGCLVVGQSTPSSILLPSSVLQLKLLRYLDASSLPITSLPESFHTLQNMETLILSNCSLETLPDSICSLHKLSYLDLAGNARFSKLPDNFHLLSKLIFLNMSSCSKLTKLPDNFSLECLEHLNLSGCHELKNLPQDFGNLQNLRFLNLSDCYKISVLPESFCQLKHLKDLNLSDCRALVVLPECFGDLSDLESLNLTSCPRLAQLPESICKMTNLKCLNLSYCLGMLELPSSLGDLNLQILDISAGALRHLPGSISKMTSLTEFVVTSGHPRVYEKAQEIKKHLNLPGRKVHRVRNTGRGHDSIVELGDVNCPELLIGSLQRVKRPEDAERIKLRDKSCLRQLALHWNQKNMNAHASSAEYVLKRLIPARNLEQLMIQGYSSKGFPNWMWHISSHLPCITYLSLSDLGACDNLPPFGQLPNLRSLYLQKIPNITKVGRKFYGKGGTCKKLRLLQLQSMDNLVEWRTTLSGKEDGEFLISNLHNLELKDCPKLKFRPYPPRSMFWCLDNSDKVLAGSTFWKLSSSILPCRMGIKNCSFYPGKWHRLKQFLTLEEFSLTSCHGLMALPEAIRCFTSLKKLSLTSLHWLEKMPEWLGHLTSLQVLGIKDCCNLTFLPESMKNLTALRVLMLLECEGLDILPQWLGQLSSLRELRIRDCPNITSLPESIRNLTALEELYISGSSGLVRRSRREDAYKVSHIRKVVFELEEPNEEQGQEESQEAWMNRLSKKYGENPSRHREEREELEMSDSDSEHLSRYGQEDSENEDDEQDDWYL
- the LOC123183052 gene encoding disease resistance protein RGA2 isoform X2 — translated: MSGFGEIIASAVGKQIASKLGELATEEATLQWRFKDDVEVMADKMQDLEAVLHDADDRLRRGGRDGEVVGRWLTKFKSVAYDAEDVLDDLDATELLKKSQPKLKLFFSRNNQIFQRITMPHKLKKLRGEIEKIGKEGQALNLVRHQEQAQGSIINNESFVGICDEGLRSGVVGRDMEKDKIIRLLLNKGAIAREGISIIPIVGLGGLGKSTLAESVFVDKRVNDFEVRAWVHVSKEFDLRKIGSAILKSINSSINLDNCSLQFLQENLKKELAGRRYLIVLDDLWEEDGDKLERLKQMLQHGRKGSRVIVTTRNQSVVNKLSTGVLAHQRKFCPVPNSDQINLFVLSTDECWEVMKQTAFGPDDDKSDLEEIGREIAEKCWGVPLVAIALGQVMSELRTVEAWQKIRDTNIDLGHRDHKKTLERLMLSYYYMKLDFKMCFTYLAAFPKGFIIESDRLIQQWKALGYIHGWDDGKRCINYLMGMSFLQISRSSVIRSSPVHANAPRELTMHDLVHDLATIILGHESLVLNATEPRSRKKANRRYCRHAQLINYQNQYKVFNDLPGSIRSFHVRHSEKQQLSQKAFSRTKYIRVLDLSGCLVVGQSTPSSILLPSSVLQLKLLRYLDASSLPITSLPESFHTLQNMETLILSNCSLETLPDSICSLHKLSYLDLAGNARFSKLPDNFHLLSKLIFLNMSSCSKLTKLPDNFSLECLEHLNLSGCHELKNLPQDFGNLQNLRFLNLSDCYKISVLPESFCQLKHLKDLNLSDCRALVVLPECFGDLSDLESLNLTSCPRLAQLPESICKMTNLKCLNLSYCLGMLELPSSLGDLNLQILDISAGALRHLPGSISKMTSLTEFVVTSGHPRVYEKAQEIKKHLNLPGRKVHRVRNTGRGHDSIVELGDVNCPELLIGSLQRVKRPEDAERIKLRDKSCLRQLALHWNQKNMNAHASSAEYVLKRLIPARNLEQLMIQGYSSKGFPNWMWHISSHLPCITYLSLSDLGACDNLPPFGQLPNLRSLYLQKIPNITKVGRKFYGKGGTCKKLRLLQLQSMDNLVEWRTTLSGKEDGEFLISNLHNLELKDCPKLKFRPYPPRSMFWCLDNSDKVLAGSTFWKLSSSILPCRMGIKNCSFYPGKWHRLKQFLTLEEFSLTSCHGLMALPEAIRCFTSLKKLSLTSLHWLEKMPEWLGHLTSLQVLGIKDCCNLTFLPESMKNLTALRVLMLLECEGLDILPQWLGQLSSLRELRIRDCPNITSLPESIRNLTALEELYISGSSGLVRRSRREDAYKVSHIRKVVFELEEPNEEQGQEESQEAWMNRLSKKYGENPSRHREEREELEPGQRRVGRLWRCSPSRSGRRGCGGGLRFHSHRNRR
- the LOC123183052 gene encoding disease resistance protein RGA2 isoform X6 — translated: MSGFGEIIASAVGKQIASKLGELATEEATLQWRFKDDVEVMADKMQDLEAVLHDADDRLRRGGRDGEVVGRWLTKFKSVAYDAEDVLDDLDATELLKKSQPKLKLFFSRNNQIFQRITMPHKLKKLRGEIEKIGKEGQALNLVRHQEQAQGSIINNESFVGICDEGLRSGVVGRDMEKDKIIRLLLNKGAIAREGISIIPIVGLGGLGKSTLAESVFVDKRVNDFEVRAWVHVSKEFDLRKIGSAILKSINSSINLDNCSLQFLQENLKKELAGRRYLIVLDDLWEEDGDKLERLKQMLQHGRKGSRVIVTTRNQSVVNKLSTGVLAHQRKFCPVPNSDQINLFVLSTDECWEVMKQTAFGPDDDKSDLEEIGREIAEKCWGVPLVAIALGQVMSELRTVEAWQKIRDTNIDLGHRDHKKTLERLMLSYYYMKLDFKMCFTYLAAFPKGFIIESDRLIQQWKALGYIHGWDDGKRCINYLMGMSFLQISRSSVEAWMNRLSKKYGENPSRHREEREELEMYKGKEVVPPMEKGNEVVPPLVEVPVQDHPSSKRRNYGHFHQEAEPNHFRKVILAPMLESLPLPLDFTKHFPAIPTEFKLKTNTAAHGG
- the LOC123183052 gene encoding disease resistance protein RGA2 isoform X1 gives rise to the protein MSGFGEIIASAVGKQIASKLGELATEEATLQWRFKDDVEVMADKMQDLEAVLHDADDRLRRGGRDGEVVGRWLTKFKSVAYDAEDVLDDLDATELLKKSQPKLKLFFSRNNQIFQRITMPHKLKKLRGEIEKIGKEGQALNLVRHQEQAQGSIINNESFVGICDEGLRSGVVGRDMEKDKIIRLLLNKGAIAREGISIIPIVGLGGLGKSTLAESVFVDKRVNDFEVRAWVHVSKEFDLRKIGSAILKSINSSINLDNCSLQFLQENLKKELAGRRYLIVLDDLWEEDGDKLERLKQMLQHGRKGSRVIVTTRNQSVVNKLSTGVLAHQRKFCPVPNSDQINLFVLSTDECWEVMKQTAFGPDDDKSDLEEIGREIAEKCWGVPLVAIALGQVMSELRTVEAWQKIRDTNIDLGHRDHKKTLERLMLSYYYMKLDFKMCFTYLAAFPKGFIIESDRLIQQWKALGYIHGWDDGKRCINYLMGMSFLQISRSSVIRSSPVHANAPRELTMHDLVHDLATIILGHESLVLNATEPRSRKKANRRYCRHAQLINYQNQYKVFNDLPGSIRSFHVRHSEKQQLSQKAFSRTKYIRVLDLSGCLVVGQSTPSSILLPSSVLQLKLLRYLDASSLPITSLPESFHTLQNMETLILSNCSLETLPDSICSLHKLSYLDLAGNARFSKLPDNFHLLSKLIFLNMSSCSKLTKLPDNFSLECLEHLNLSGCHELKNLPQDFGNLQNLRFLNLSDCYKISVLPESFCQLKHLKDLNLSDCRALVVLPECFGDLSDLESLNLTSCPRLAQLPESICKMTNLKCLNLSYCLGMLELPSSLGDLNLQILDISAGALRHLPGSISKMTSLTEFVVTSGHPRVYEKAQEIKKHLNLPGRKVHRVRNTGRGHDSIVELGDVNCPELLIGSLQRVKRPEDAERIKLRDKSCLRQLALHWNQKNMNAHASSAEYVLKRLIPARNLEQLMIQGYSSKGFPNWMWHISSHLPCITYLSLSDLGACDNLPPFGQLPNLRSLYLQKIPNITKVGRKFYGKGGTCKKLRLLQLQSMDNLVEWRTTLSGKEDGEFLISNLHNLELKDCPKLKFRPYPPRSMFWCLDNSDKVLAGSTFWKLSSSILPCRMGIKNCSFYPGKWHRLKQFLTLEEFSLTSCHGLMALPEAIRCFTSLKKLSLTSLHWLEKMPEWLGHLTSLQVLGIKDCCNLTFLPESMKNLTALRVLMLLECEGLDILPQWLGQLSSLRELRIRDCPNITSLPESIRNLTALEELYISGSSGLVRRSRREDAYKVSHIRKVVFELEEPNEEQGQEESQEAWMNRLSKKYGENPSRHREEREELEMYKGKEVVPPMEKGNEVVPPLVEVPVQDHPSSKRRNYGHFHQEAEPNHFRKVILAPMLESLPLPLDFTKHFPAIPTEFKLKTNTAAHGG